The following are encoded in a window of Methanococcoides sp. LMO-2 genomic DNA:
- a CDS encoding KH domain-containing protein — protein sequence MTHIKVPQDRIGAIIGPKGNVKKMIEEKSTSKLEIDSENGTIEIVPGDDPVGAMRAADVIQAIGRGFNPEKAYSFFDNDMLMLEIIDLSHAASTPKELLRLKGRIIGKGGKTREIAESLIGVKISVYGKTVSIIGDPEQIIIIRTAMEMLIDGANHGSVYSFLEKKKQDLMRAQLDSY from the coding sequence ATGACCCATATCAAAGTACCACAGGACAGGATCGGCGCGATCATCGGCCCAAAAGGCAATGTTAAAAAGATGATCGAGGAAAAATCCACCTCTAAATTGGAAATTGACAGTGAAAACGGAACCATCGAGATCGTACCCGGAGACGACCCGGTAGGGGCTATGAGAGCAGCCGATGTAATACAGGCCATAGGAAGAGGATTCAATCCTGAAAAGGCCTACAGCTTCTTTGACAACGATATGCTGATGCTTGAAATAATTGACCTCTCACATGCAGCATCCACTCCAAAAGAATTGCTGCGCCTCAAAGGAAGGATCATCGGCAAAGGTGGAAAGACCAGAGAGATCGCAGAGAGCCTCATCGGTGTAAAGATATCAGTCTACGGGAAAACAGTAAGCATAATCGGTGACCCTGAACAGATAATCATAATCAGGACCGCAATGGAAATGCTCATCGACGGTGCGAACCACGGTTCAGTATACAGCTTCCTCGAAAAGAAGAAGCAGGACCTTATGCGAGCACAACTTGATTCATATTAA
- a CDS encoding fasciclin domain-containing protein → MGETKTIVQKAIEMGDFSTLVDAAKKLGLDKKFDSDGPYTIFAPMEKAFEPIPDSVIDEAFDDPDYLMNVINYHIVKGKYLISDLMETDSLTALNDKELEISKDGDVKINGIPIEKEDIECSNGVIHAIADILIP, encoded by the coding sequence ATGGGTGAAACAAAGACCATCGTACAAAAAGCAATCGAAATGGGTGATTTTTCAACACTGGTAGATGCGGCTAAAAAATTAGGCCTTGACAAGAAGTTCGATAGCGACGGACCATATACAATATTCGCACCTATGGAAAAGGCATTCGAACCAATACCCGATAGTGTGATAGATGAAGCTTTTGATGACCCTGATTACCTCATGAATGTCATAAACTACCATATCGTAAAAGGAAAATACCTGATATCAGACCTTATGGAAACTGACTCATTGACCGCACTCAATGACAAGGAACTGGAAATTTCAAAAGATGGTGATGTAAAGATCAACGGGATCCCCATCGAAAAAGAAGATATCGAATGCAGCAATGGGGTAATTCATGCCATTGCAGATATACTGATACCCTGA
- a CDS encoding PAS domain-containing sensor histidine kinase, which translates to MISEKENGRSSCVMVNSNDPGNVEIINRSDLASVPKGQAPTHDNRMSFVRFLNSVHKAINDSASLEAGFRNVVNMVPSGMQKSSISCSRIKFDDMVFQSGEFNLSSSKYASDILVEGTVHGKLEVYFQEMPDSAGILSCLNEEKDLIDCISDFLGSFAEQILVEKDLVIFKTLADTAKYGVAIVDMKGTLLYLNEAFAIMHGYSPEEIPGGDFLMFCDDDQVPRLKYLLDMVLADGNFKQEEVWNMRKNGSIFPAMVDCNVMVDKDNVPSQLSIMIHDISETKNAEECLKRAQALEDAANCSKSEFLANVSHELRTPLNSVIGFSEILLDGRCGELNDVQRRYLQNVSKNGNHLSEIINDILEISMIEAGKEEVTFETFAMIPVIMEAKDSIMHSILEKNVSFSYDLDPDLPQVNADKAKFRHIIYNLLSNAVKFTSEGGTVAIDAVTLGEMVHITIKDDGIGIPKEQLPHLYDKFYQVDGSTKRLYSGTGLGLALTKKLVGLHEGQMWVESEQGKGTTVHVMLPL; encoded by the coding sequence ATGATCTCAGAAAAGGAAAATGGACGCTCCTCGTGCGTAATGGTCAATAGTAACGACCCTGGTAATGTTGAAATTATTAATAGGTCTGACCTGGCCAGTGTTCCAAAAGGGCAGGCCCCAACTCATGATAATCGGATGAGTTTTGTGCGTTTTTTGAATTCGGTTCATAAAGCTATTAATGATTCCGCCTCTCTGGAGGCTGGTTTTCGGAATGTTGTGAACATGGTTCCATCGGGGATGCAAAAATCCTCCATATCCTGTTCGAGGATCAAGTTCGATGATATGGTTTTTCAGTCAGGGGAGTTTAATCTTTCGTCTTCGAAATATGCTTCTGACATACTTGTTGAAGGGACTGTCCATGGAAAGTTAGAGGTTTATTTTCAGGAAATGCCGGATAGTGCCGGTATTCTCTCTTGTTTGAATGAAGAAAAGGATCTCATCGACTGCATTTCAGATTTCCTTGGAAGTTTTGCCGAGCAAATACTTGTGGAAAAGGACCTGGTTATTTTTAAGACTCTTGCAGATACGGCAAAATATGGGGTTGCAATCGTGGATATGAAGGGAACTCTCCTTTATCTTAACGAGGCTTTTGCAATAATGCATGGATATTCTCCGGAAGAGATTCCCGGAGGTGACTTCCTTATGTTCTGTGACGATGATCAGGTTCCTCGCTTGAAATATTTGCTTGACATGGTGCTTGCAGATGGTAATTTCAAACAGGAAGAGGTTTGGAATATGAGGAAGAATGGCAGTATTTTCCCTGCTATGGTTGATTGTAATGTTATGGTTGACAAGGACAATGTACCCTCTCAGCTTTCTATAATGATCCATGATATCAGTGAAACAAAGAATGCTGAAGAATGTCTTAAACGTGCACAGGCTCTTGAGGATGCTGCTAATTGTTCCAAGAGTGAGTTCCTTGCTAATGTAAGTCATGAACTCAGGACGCCTCTTAATTCAGTTATAGGGTTTTCGGAGATACTGCTTGATGGCAGATGCGGTGAGCTCAACGATGTTCAGCGAAGATATCTGCAGAACGTCTCCAAGAACGGCAACCACCTTTCTGAGATCATAAATGATATTCTTGAGATCTCAATGATAGAAGCAGGTAAAGAGGAAGTAACCTTCGAAACGTTTGCTATGATCCCGGTTATCATGGAGGCAAAAGATTCTATAATGCATTCTATTCTGGAAAAGAATGTGTCATTCTCTTATGATCTGGATCCGGATCTTCCACAGGTCAATGCCGACAAGGCAAAGTTCAGGCATATTATTTACAACCTATTATCAAATGCTGTAAAATTCACTTCAGAGGGGGGAACTGTTGCCATTGATGCCGTAACGCTTGGTGAGATGGTGCATATCACCATTAAGGACGATGGTATTGGTATTCCAAAGGAGCAATTGCCTCATCTTTATGACAAGTTCTATCAGGTAGATGGTTCTACAAAGAGGCTTTATAGTGGCACCGGTCTGGGGCTTGCGCTCACGAAGAAACTTGTAGGTCTGCATGAAGGGCAGATGTGGGTAGAAAGTGAACAGGGGAAGGGCACCACGGTTCATGTGATGCTTCCACTTTAA
- a CDS encoding (Fe-S)-binding protein, translating to MRTDNLKEWKKEMLNCTQCGFCKEICPIFDNLEWDSSVARGKMALCYGLYAGDIEPDESVLERIYQCTTCADCTRRCPSSTEVVGVIEAARKDIVASGAVGSTHRKIADSIATLGNPFGESKSRREVFGEDPHPAKIAYFTGCSAAYRNQETSMAGISILKKLGVDYTLLDEVCCGSVLGRIGFSDEVIRGQAEANIKAIEDTGAKIVLFSCAGCLRMFRKEYPHLVNMNFKAMHFVEWLSEQDLDLKPFNRKVTYHDPCHIGRHLGIYDAPRDLINMIPEIDFLEMKDSRESARCCGGGGGVRSQFPEISQQIAAKRVEQARIADVLLTTCPFCVNNLTLGLDGTSDLEIRDLLELIDELLETD from the coding sequence ATGAGGACAGATAATCTGAAGGAATGGAAAAAGGAGATGCTTAACTGCACGCAGTGCGGCTTCTGTAAGGAGATCTGCCCTATTTTTGATAATCTTGAATGGGATTCGTCAGTAGCAAGGGGTAAGATGGCTCTTTGTTATGGGCTATACGCAGGTGACATCGAACCTGATGAATCGGTGCTGGAACGCATATATCAGTGTACTACCTGTGCCGATTGTACCCGCAGGTGCCCTTCGTCCACGGAGGTAGTTGGGGTCATCGAAGCTGCCAGGAAGGACATCGTGGCTTCAGGTGCCGTAGGTTCAACTCACAGGAAGATAGCAGATTCAATAGCTACACTGGGAAATCCGTTCGGTGAATCGAAAAGCCGAAGGGAGGTATTTGGAGAAGATCCTCATCCCGCTAAGATCGCATATTTTACAGGGTGCAGCGCAGCTTACCGTAACCAGGAGACTTCTATGGCAGGGATCTCCATATTGAAGAAACTTGGTGTTGATTATACACTGCTTGATGAGGTCTGCTGTGGCAGCGTACTCGGAAGGATCGGTTTTTCCGATGAGGTCATAAGGGGGCAGGCGGAGGCTAACATTAAAGCTATAGAAGACACCGGTGCTAAGATCGTGCTTTTCTCATGTGCGGGGTGTTTAAGGATGTTCAGGAAAGAATACCCTCATTTAGTGAATATGAATTTCAAAGCCATGCACTTCGTAGAGTGGCTCAGCGAGCAGGATCTCGATCTAAAGCCTTTCAACAGGAAAGTGACTTACCATGACCCATGCCACATCGGAAGGCATCTGGGTATTTATGATGCACCCCGTGATCTTATCAACATGATACCTGAGATCGATTTTCTGGAAATGAAAGATAGTCGGGAATCTGCACGTTGCTGTGGTGGCGGCGGTGGTGTCAGGTCACAGTTCCCGGAGATCTCACAACAGATCGCAGCAAAACGAGTTGAACAGGCCCGGATAGCAGATGTTTTGCTTACAACATGTCCTTTCTGTGTCAATAACCTGACACTTGGACTGGATGGAACTTCTGATCTTGAGATTCGTGATCTGCTTGAGCTTATTGATGAACTTCTGGAAACGGATTAA
- a CDS encoding FAD-binding oxidoreductase, translating into MDQQIINKLRDIVGEAHIRTSTAELYAYSTDAGIHRSMPDAVIRPRTTAEIEKIVKLANEHLFPIVPRGAGTALCGHSVPVAGGLVIDLQRMNTIKELHIEDLYVVVEPGVTHKDLNAELEKYGFFIPGPSSGNVANIGGMVATNASGGNAVKYGATRDYVLGMEVVFPKGDIAKLGSRTLKNSAGYQLEKLMCGMEGTLGIITEITLRIAPLPEATAVAVAVFDTLEKAGQCVANMIARPLIPSGLELMSRVCIEAVNKAVCMGLPDEEAILLIEVDGSVNDVKDQIRKVMEVCKSSGALSVDFTDHPERKEELWKGRKAMIPALSKYDDDLVTVMLADDMAVPMSKVPEAVTAFQEISDKYDIVIASYGHSGDGNLHTKVLMDPTKRSHWDQAEKAVEEIYSKVMDLGGTITGEHGVGMTKAPFFLRERKCSLDAMRTIKMALDPNNIMNPNKIMDWEDNFISRLRYHLEEE; encoded by the coding sequence ATGGACCAGCAGATCATTAACAAGTTGCGGGATATTGTAGGTGAGGCTCATATCAGGACCTCCACGGCTGAGCTGTATGCCTACTCTACCGATGCCGGCATCCACCGTAGTATGCCTGATGCTGTGATAAGGCCAAGGACGACTGCTGAGATCGAGAAAATAGTGAAGCTTGCGAATGAGCATCTTTTCCCGATAGTACCGAGGGGTGCCGGAACCGCACTTTGTGGTCACAGTGTACCTGTTGCAGGTGGCTTGGTCATTGATCTGCAGAGGATGAACACAATAAAGGAGTTGCATATTGAGGACCTTTATGTGGTGGTAGAGCCTGGTGTGACCCACAAGGACCTGAACGCAGAGCTTGAAAAATATGGTTTTTTCATCCCCGGTCCATCCAGTGGGAATGTTGCTAACATCGGGGGAATGGTGGCTACCAATGCCTCGGGTGGTAATGCTGTGAAATATGGTGCTACAAGAGATTATGTCCTTGGCATGGAGGTTGTGTTCCCCAAGGGGGATATTGCAAAGCTTGGTTCAAGGACTCTGAAGAACTCCGCTGGCTACCAGCTGGAAAAGCTGATGTGTGGCATGGAAGGTACTCTTGGAATCATAACCGAGATAACACTGAGGATCGCCCCATTGCCGGAGGCAACTGCGGTTGCAGTGGCGGTATTCGATACCCTGGAAAAAGCAGGTCAGTGTGTTGCTAACATGATCGCAAGGCCATTGATACCTTCGGGGCTTGAACTGATGTCCAGGGTTTGCATCGAGGCAGTGAACAAGGCTGTTTGCATGGGACTTCCTGATGAGGAGGCCATTTTGTTGATCGAGGTTGATGGTAGTGTTAATGATGTGAAGGACCAGATACGAAAAGTGATGGAAGTTTGCAAGTCTTCCGGTGCGCTTTCTGTTGACTTCACAGATCATCCTGAGAGAAAGGAGGAGCTCTGGAAGGGCAGAAAGGCGATGATCCCTGCATTGTCGAAGTATGATGATGATCTGGTGACCGTTATGCTTGCCGATGACATGGCTGTGCCAATGAGCAAGGTTCCTGAAGCCGTAACAGCTTTTCAGGAAATTTCCGATAAATATGACATTGTAATTGCAAGTTATGGTCACTCAGGTGATGGGAACCTGCATACAAAAGTTTTAATGGATCCCACGAAGAGGTCTCACTGGGATCAGGCAGAAAAGGCAGTGGAGGAGATCTACAGCAAGGTCATGGATCTTGGCGGTACGATCACCGGGGAGCATGGGGTTGGTATGACCAAAGCTCCTTTCTTCCTCAGGGAGAGAAAATGCAGCCTTGATGCCATGAGAACGATCAAGATGGCTCTTGATCCTAATAATATTATGAACCCGAACAAGATCATGGACTGGGAGGATAATTTCATTTCCCGTCTGAGGTATCATCTGGAGGAAGAGTGA
- the larA gene encoding nickel-dependent lactate racemase: MNVKIPYGKDFVDLEVNIPHEVLSPNEPEVGDESGIISHALSHPIGREPFDEFVKNTDSLLVIVNDATRPTPTARVLQDMKGILADHPDVKFIVATGAHRAPTEDEFRFIFGEIYDEMKEQIFVHDARKDEDMEYLGVSSNGTEMYINKMVRQAGNILVIGSVEPHYFAGYTGGRKAFLPGVAGYKTIEMNHKHALSNAAQSLALEGNPVAEDMTDAMEVLKDLNIFSVQTVLTADHGLYAMTAGDLFGSFDAAVDKANEVFCTKLSKKGNIVLTAAPYPMDIDLYQSQKALENGRLALEEGGIIILVSKCRDGVGEDTFLNLLGSSATCSEVMEKTSECYKLGFHKAARMAQIGTWAKMWAVSDLDSDVLRSAKLESQEGIQEAFDKAVGLIREQGKEPHAIILPQGSLTIPLIE, translated from the coding sequence ATGAATGTGAAGATTCCCTATGGTAAGGATTTTGTTGATCTTGAAGTAAATATCCCGCATGAGGTACTTTCGCCAAATGAGCCGGAGGTAGGGGATGAGTCCGGGATAATCTCACATGCACTTTCACATCCGATCGGCAGGGAACCTTTTGATGAGTTTGTGAAGAATACTGACAGCCTTCTGGTCATAGTTAATGATGCCACCCGCCCGACTCCAACTGCCCGTGTCCTTCAGGACATGAAAGGTATCCTGGCGGATCATCCTGATGTGAAGTTCATAGTGGCGACCGGTGCACACAGGGCACCTACAGAGGATGAGTTCAGGTTTATTTTCGGTGAGATCTATGATGAAATGAAGGAACAGATCTTCGTGCATGATGCCAGAAAGGACGAAGATATGGAGTATCTGGGTGTTTCCTCCAATGGCACTGAAATGTATATCAACAAGATGGTGCGCCAGGCAGGCAACATTCTTGTTATCGGAAGTGTGGAGCCACATTATTTTGCAGGCTATACCGGTGGCAGAAAAGCCTTCCTTCCGGGAGTTGCAGGCTATAAGACAATTGAGATGAACCATAAGCATGCTCTTTCCAATGCGGCACAATCGCTTGCACTTGAAGGCAATCCTGTGGCAGAGGACATGACCGATGCCATGGAGGTGCTTAAGGACCTTAATATATTCTCGGTCCAGACAGTTCTTACTGCAGACCATGGTCTTTATGCAATGACAGCAGGGGACCTGTTCGGGTCCTTTGATGCTGCTGTTGATAAGGCCAATGAGGTATTCTGCACTAAGCTCAGCAAAAAAGGGAACATCGTACTCACAGCGGCACCATATCCAATGGATATAGATCTTTACCAGTCGCAAAAGGCTCTCGAAAATGGAAGGCTTGCTCTCGAAGAGGGCGGTATCATTATATTAGTGTCCAAGTGCCGTGATGGCGTAGGGGAGGATACTTTCCTTAATCTGCTTGGTTCCTCAGCGACCTGCTCTGAAGTCATGGAGAAGACATCCGAATGTTACAAGCTTGGATTCCACAAGGCAGCAAGGATGGCACAGATAGGTACGTGGGCTAAGATGTGGGCAGTTTCCGACCTTGATAGTGATGTCCTGAGGTCTGCGAAACTGGAATCACAGGAAGGGATCCAGGAAGCTTTCGATAAAGCGGTCGGTCTTATCAGGGAACAGGGCAAGGAACCACATGCTATTATTCTGCCACAGGGCAGTCTGACAATTCCTCTTATTGAATAA
- a CDS encoding mechanosensitive ion channel family protein, translated as MNIIVLEDYYFSIIVVAGTLILLALLSFVFRKTRIFSEQKTFEQFILLLVAFIGLVVLVLSLPIPDNTKQTLLSFFGILIGATIALSSTTFVANGMSGIMLSRIKPFKAGDFIRVEDTFGRVSDIGILHTQVQSIDRDLITIPNLKLISNPLVTISSSGTVISTTVSLGYNVSRERVEKSLVKAAEEVELENIFVHVVELGDFSVTYKVGGLLKDVSSLITKRSDLKKMMFDSLHEDHIEIVSPTFMNQRVYPDDAIFIPADHDKVTVKPPATYEYVTEVTTEDVIFGKAIEAEITKKISKMIEDMEQKQNEFVGLVNRVADENLRATEKKALDSLLGQKEDLKEDLASVIESLGNEENTSTDGVRLKSLQYLDSRAGDINIGLKELLDRVSNEIEQKK; from the coding sequence ATGAACATTATAGTACTGGAAGACTATTACTTTAGCATCATTGTAGTTGCGGGTACTCTTATCCTTTTGGCATTATTGAGCTTCGTTTTCCGTAAGACCCGTATATTCTCAGAGCAAAAGACCTTTGAGCAATTTATCTTACTGCTGGTCGCTTTTATCGGGCTAGTTGTTCTCGTGCTTAGCCTTCCGATACCGGACAACACGAAGCAGACCCTTCTGAGCTTTTTTGGTATCCTGATTGGTGCTACCATCGCTCTTTCATCTACAACTTTTGTGGCAAATGGTATGTCAGGCATAATGCTAAGCCGCATAAAGCCTTTCAAGGCGGGCGATTTTATCAGGGTTGAAGATACCTTTGGAAGGGTTTCTGACATTGGTATCCTGCATACTCAGGTCCAGTCAATTGATCGTGATCTCATAACGATCCCGAATCTGAAACTGATCTCTAATCCGCTGGTAACTATTAGTTCATCCGGTACGGTTATTTCTACCACTGTTTCGTTAGGTTATAATGTGTCAAGGGAAAGGGTTGAAAAGTCTCTTGTCAAGGCAGCAGAGGAGGTAGAGCTTGAGAACATCTTTGTGCATGTGGTCGAATTGGGGGATTTTTCAGTTACATACAAGGTAGGAGGTCTTTTGAAGGATGTATCCAGCCTTATAACCAAAAGGTCAGACCTGAAAAAGATGATGTTTGACAGCCTTCATGAAGATCACATCGAAATAGTATCTCCGACATTCATGAACCAGAGAGTTTATCCCGATGATGCTATTTTCATACCTGCTGATCACGATAAGGTAACTGTTAAGCCACCAGCGACCTATGAGTATGTTACGGAGGTTACCACAGAGGATGTCATATTTGGAAAGGCCATTGAGGCTGAGATAACCAAGAAGATCTCCAAAATGATAGAAGATATGGAACAGAAGCAGAATGAGTTTGTCGGCCTTGTCAATCGGGTAGCTGATGAGAATCTCAGGGCAACGGAAAAAAAAGCTCTTGATTCCTTATTGGGGCAAAAGGAAGATCTTAAAGAAGATCTGGCTTCTGTAATCGAGTCCCTGGGAAATGAAGAGAATACTTCTACGGATGGTGTCCGGCTAAAATCTCTCCAGTATCTCGACTCAAGGGCAGGTGACATCAATATTGGACTTAAGGAACTGCTGGACAGGGTCAGTAATGAAATTGAACAAAAAAAATAA
- a CDS encoding tetratricopeptide repeat protein, with translation MEVVYMHLDYAEKWIKKGDSFFSLKKYEEAIDAYDKALEIYPKDEGAWESKGNAYFNLRRYEEAIEAYNKALELNSELEGIWMNKGNAAFNLKEYEEAIEAYDQAINIYPENENAWINKGNAFFNLKEYEETIDAYTKALDIYPEEENVWINKGNAFSHLKKYEEAIEAYNKALELNPESKDAWENKGVAYSHMKKGDEAIEAFNKTLEIDPDNEEAWESKGNALYELEKYEEAIEAFNKTLEIDPKNDKTWAKKGNSHFNLKEYEKAIEAFNKTLEIDPENGKAWAKKGNCHFDLKDYPEAIGAFDKALEIDPKDGTIWASKGNASLILKKYEEATEAYGKATAIDPENGIIWASKGNASLILEKYEEAVLAYEKATQLDPDNASIWASKGNAHTNLKQYEDAIQAYNKVTDIDPKDEEIWVSKGDAYFNLERYEEAIQAYDKALKLDPNDEMAWTYKGNACSILERHGEAIEAYEKATEINPDSKDIWINKGNTLFTLEIYAEAIEAYDKAIEIDQGQESVWTNKGNSCFCLERYEEAIYAYDKATELDPEYEFVWANKGNAYTHIKKYEDAIKAYTKALELKPNDKNAWANKGNAYSHLKAYEDAIVAYEKALQIDPEDEKTWINKGNAYSQVKKYEEAINAYEKALQLNSNDENVWISKGNVYYHLKKYEKAIETYDKALELNAEAEDVWTNKGNVLSHMKKFEESSEAYNKALKVNPENVASHLNYANTLRENKKFSEAETEVMLVLQMNPSNSFALGALGDILSDEGYFEKAIEEYEKALFNSEEMHPSSISEIYNNMGRAYGELEDYEKAEKYFRKALSEDEYNVKAIRNSRILEKMKESRGLLKRMFKGKRSNEAKPEFELSSSYGLIESKNQIHENTLEIEY, from the coding sequence ATGGAAGTAGTATATATGCATCTTGATTATGCTGAGAAGTGGATTAAAAAAGGGGACAGTTTCTTTAGTTTGAAGAAGTACGAAGAAGCCATTGACGCATACGATAAAGCACTTGAGATATATCCAAAGGATGAAGGAGCATGGGAAAGTAAAGGAAATGCTTATTTTAATCTCAGGAGATACGAAGAGGCTATCGAAGCATACAATAAGGCACTTGAACTTAATTCGGAACTTGAAGGCATCTGGATGAACAAAGGAAATGCTGCCTTTAACCTTAAGGAATATGAAGAAGCCATTGAAGCATACGATCAGGCCATAAACATTTATCCGGAAAATGAAAATGCCTGGATAAACAAAGGAAACGCTTTTTTTAACCTCAAAGAATATGAGGAAACAATTGATGCATACACTAAAGCCCTGGACATATACCCTGAAGAGGAAAATGTATGGATCAATAAGGGAAATGCATTCTCACACTTGAAAAAGTATGAAGAGGCAATTGAAGCCTACAATAAAGCCCTTGAACTTAATCCTGAATCAAAGGATGCCTGGGAGAACAAGGGAGTTGCATATTCCCATATGAAAAAGGGTGATGAGGCCATAGAGGCATTCAACAAAACCCTGGAAATAGACCCTGACAATGAAGAAGCATGGGAAAGTAAGGGCAATGCACTCTATGAACTTGAGAAATATGAGGAAGCAATAGAAGCATTCAACAAGACCCTGGAAATAGACCCAAAAAATGACAAGACATGGGCTAAAAAGGGTAACTCCCATTTCAATCTTAAAGAATATGAAAAAGCAATAGAAGCTTTCAATAAAACTCTGGAGATAGACCCAGAAAATGGAAAAGCATGGGCAAAGAAGGGTAACTGCCATTTTGACCTGAAAGATTATCCGGAAGCAATAGGGGCATTTGATAAGGCCCTGGAGATCGATCCGAAGGACGGAACAATATGGGCAAGCAAAGGAAATGCATCCCTGATCCTCAAAAAGTATGAAGAAGCTACCGAAGCATACGGAAAAGCTACCGCTATCGATCCGGAGAACGGGATAATATGGGCAAGCAAGGGAAATGCATCCTTAATTCTGGAGAAATATGAGGAAGCGGTCCTGGCATATGAAAAAGCCACACAGCTTGACCCGGATAATGCAAGCATATGGGCAAGTAAAGGAAACGCCCACACCAACCTGAAACAGTATGAAGATGCGATCCAGGCATACAATAAGGTCACAGACATTGATCCAAAGGATGAGGAAATATGGGTCAGCAAAGGAGATGCATACTTCAACCTGGAAAGATATGAAGAAGCAATCCAGGCATACGATAAAGCCCTGAAACTCGATCCGAATGATGAAATGGCATGGACCTATAAAGGAAATGCCTGTTCGATCCTCGAAAGGCACGGGGAAGCAATTGAAGCTTACGAAAAGGCCACTGAGATCAATCCCGACTCAAAGGATATCTGGATCAACAAAGGAAACACACTTTTCACTCTCGAAATATACGCAGAAGCTATAGAGGCTTATGACAAAGCAATTGAGATAGATCAGGGACAGGAAAGTGTATGGACCAACAAGGGAAATTCATGTTTCTGCCTTGAAAGATACGAGGAAGCGATATATGCATACGACAAAGCCACGGAACTCGATCCGGAATATGAATTTGTCTGGGCCAACAAGGGTAATGCATATACACATATTAAAAAATACGAAGATGCAATAAAAGCATATACTAAGGCACTGGAGTTGAAGCCAAATGACAAGAACGCCTGGGCCAACAAAGGAAATGCATATTCGCACCTTAAAGCATATGAGGACGCCATCGTAGCTTATGAGAAAGCTTTGCAGATCGACCCTGAAGATGAAAAGACCTGGATCAATAAAGGAAATGCATATTCCCAGGTGAAAAAGTATGAGGAAGCGATCAATGCATATGAGAAAGCTCTTCAGTTGAATTCGAATGATGAGAATGTGTGGATCAGCAAAGGAAATGTTTACTATCATCTGAAGAAGTACGAGAAAGCGATCGAGACATACGATAAGGCCCTTGAACTTAATGCGGAAGCAGAGGACGTGTGGACCAACAAAGGTAACGTATTGTCACATATGAAGAAATTTGAGGAATCCTCTGAAGCATACAATAAGGCCCTGAAGGTCAATCCGGAAAATGTGGCGTCTCACCTTAATTATGCAAATACATTAAGAGAGAATAAAAAATTCAGTGAAGCTGAAACAGAAGTAATGCTCGTACTCCAGATGAACCCTTCAAATTCATTCGCATTAGGAGCTCTTGGAGATATCCTCTCAGACGAAGGATATTTCGAAAAAGCGATCGAGGAATACGAAAAGGCACTTTTCAATTCTGAGGAAATGCACCCTTCTTCGATCTCGGAGATCTACAACAATATGGGCAGAGCATATGGAGAACTGGAAGATTACGAGAAAGCTGAGAAATATTTCCGGAAGGCTCTGTCAGAAGACGAATATAACGTAAAAGCAATAAGGAACAGTCGAATTCTTGAGAAGATGAAAGAATCACGAGGATTGTTGAAGAGGATGTTTAAAGGCAAGCGTTCAAATGAAGCGAAACCTGAGTTTGAGCTGAGCAGCAGTTATGGCCTCATCGAATCAAAGAACCAGATCCATGAAAATACTCTTGAAATTGAGTACTGA